The following are from one region of the Streptomyces decoyicus genome:
- a CDS encoding D-alanine--D-alanine ligase family protein, which produces MSSETSPHKPRVAVVFGGRSSEHAISVLTAGAVLRAIDRDKYDVLPIGITTDGRWALTADDPERMAIADRRLPSVAELAESTEGGVVLPVDPTNREVVYSEPGSVPKALGEVDVVFPVLHGPYGEDGTLQGLLELSGVPYVGSGVLSSAVGQDKDYMKRVFASFGLPVGPYEVIRPREWEKDPAAARRKIVDFAGEHGWPLFVKPARAGSSMGITKVDDLAGLDEAVEEARRHDPKILVESLLSGREIECGVLEFEDGPRASVPAEIPPVTAHDFYDFEAKYIDSADGIVPAPLTAEQTAEVQELAVAAFEAASCEGLVRADFFLQDNGEFVINEINTLPGFTPISMYPRMWQESGVSYPELIDRLLQAALERSTGLR; this is translated from the coding sequence ATGAGCAGCGAGACCTCCCCACACAAGCCCCGCGTCGCCGTCGTGTTCGGCGGCCGCAGCTCCGAGCACGCGATCTCCGTGCTCACGGCCGGCGCCGTGCTGCGCGCCATCGACCGTGACAAGTACGACGTGCTGCCCATCGGCATCACCACCGACGGCCGCTGGGCGCTCACCGCCGACGACCCCGAGCGGATGGCCATCGCGGACCGGCGGCTGCCCAGCGTGGCCGAGCTCGCCGAGTCCACCGAGGGCGGCGTGGTGCTCCCCGTCGACCCCACCAACCGCGAGGTCGTCTACAGCGAACCGGGCTCGGTGCCCAAGGCGCTGGGCGAGGTCGACGTGGTCTTCCCGGTGCTGCACGGCCCCTACGGCGAGGACGGCACCCTGCAAGGCCTGCTGGAGCTCTCCGGTGTGCCCTACGTCGGCTCGGGCGTCCTCTCCTCCGCCGTCGGCCAGGACAAGGACTACATGAAGCGGGTGTTCGCTTCCTTCGGGCTGCCGGTCGGCCCGTACGAGGTCATCCGCCCGCGCGAGTGGGAAAAGGATCCGGCAGCCGCCCGCAGGAAGATCGTGGACTTCGCCGGCGAGCACGGCTGGCCGCTCTTCGTGAAGCCCGCCCGGGCCGGCTCGTCCATGGGCATCACCAAGGTCGACGACCTCGCGGGCCTGGACGAGGCGGTCGAGGAGGCCCGCCGGCACGATCCCAAGATCCTCGTGGAGTCGCTGCTGAGCGGCCGCGAGATCGAGTGCGGGGTGCTGGAGTTCGAGGACGGCCCGCGGGCCAGCGTGCCGGCCGAGATCCCGCCGGTCACCGCGCACGACTTCTACGACTTCGAGGCCAAGTACATCGACTCGGCCGACGGGATCGTGCCGGCGCCGCTGACCGCCGAGCAGACCGCCGAGGTCCAGGAGCTGGCCGTCGCGGCCTTCGAGGCGGCGTCCTGCGAGGGCCTGGTGCGCGCGGACTTCTTCCTTCAGGACAACGGCGAGTTCGTGATCAACGAGATCAACACGCTCCCCGGATTCACGCCC